Proteins co-encoded in one Setaria viridis chromosome 9, Setaria_viridis_v4.0, whole genome shotgun sequence genomic window:
- the LOC117840940 gene encoding probable inactive leucine-rich repeat receptor-like protein kinase At3g03770: MARPDHLLLIFFSVLLALLPETTQLQPSQVWTLIKIQQLLNDPPMLSHWRHSTDFCGRAGGFMGPTGSAAVLCYGDTVTQLHIAGAPGSPPLPRNFSVGALVTTLSRLPDLKVLTLSSVGLWGPLPGKLGRLAALEIVNVSGNYLYGDIPRGMSRLAGLQTLVLDDNILGGELPAWIGTLPSLTVLSLRNNTFRGAVPESIGSMPSLRSLVLASNNLSGNLPDMSRLTNLQAIDVSGNSLGPAFPKLGRKVVTVVLSRNRFGGGLPEALGSFYLLERLDVSWNRFVGPFTPALLSLPSIRYLSIAGNRFTGTLSDKALCGDNLRFVDLSLNLLMGSVPACLRSPDRKPDTVVLVSTNCLDSSDGSQRPSPICQNQALAVGIMPGKERRNAASKAGFVAGIVMATLVAVSVVGFIVFFTVRKAATKGSKARTLATSEEESSSTGYPSKLLADARYISQTVKLGALGIPSYRSFSLVELEAATNNFENSYLLGQDSLGEMYRGRLGNGTPVTIRTLKIKRSQTTQSLNRHIDTISRLRHQNLVSALGHCFEYDLDDSTVTQLYIVFEYVQNGNLRSRISQGTEGCKLTWSQRISAAIGVAKGIQFLHGGIIPGLVGNDLRITNILLDQNHVAKIGNYNIPILAEAMKSEKGGAGNKFQTDSPMYSDKTDIFDFGVILLEVVSGKTITSMYEVDILKELLAWAIADEDRVRRRSFADPAVSKGCSDESLRTVMEICQRCLAKEAAQRPSVEDVLWNLQFAAQVQDDWEVEAWSSGGGSPVSSSSRVTRPSRLNLSR, from the exons ATGGCGAGGCCGGACCATCTCCTGCTCATCTTCTTCTCGGTGCTTCTTGCGTTGCTCCCGGAGACCACACAGCTCCAGCCTTCGCAGGTATGGACTCTGATCAAGATCCAGCAGCTCCTGAACGATCCTCCAATGCTCAGCCACTGGCGCCACAGCACCGACTTCtgtggccgcgccggcggcttcATGGGCCCTACCGGCTCGGCTGCTGTCCTGTGCTACGGTGACACCGTGACGCAGCTCCACATCGCCGGCGCCCCGGGCTCCCCGCCGCTGCCCAGGAACTTCTCCGTCGGCGCACTGGTCACGACGCTGTCCAGGCTCCCCGACCTCAAGGTGCTCACGCTCTCCAGCGTCGGCCTCTGGGGCCCCCTGCCAGGGAAGCTCGGCCGGCTCGCCGCGCTGGAGATCGTCAACGTCAGCGGGAACTACCTCTACGGCGACATCCCAAGGGGCATGTcgcggctcgccggcctccAGACGCTGGTCCTCGACGACAACATACTcggcggcgagctgccggcGTGGATCGGCACGCTGCCGTCGCTGACCGTGCTGAGCCTGCGGAACAACACGTTCCGCGGCGCCGTGCCGGAGTCCATCGGGAGCATGCCGTCGCTGAGGTCGCTCGTGCTCGCCTCCAACAACCTGTCCGGGAACCTGCCGGACATGAGCCGGCTGACCAACCTCCAGGCGATCGACGTCAGCGGCAACTCGCTCGGGCCAGCGTTCCCCAAGCTCGGGAGGAAGGTGGTCACCGTCGTGCTGAGCCGGAACAGGTTCGGCGGCGGCCTTCCGGAGGCGCTGGGCTCGTTCTACCTGCTGGAGCGGCTGGACGTGTCCTGGAACAGGTTCGTCGGTCCGTTCACGCCGGCGCTGCTGTCCCTGCCGTCCATCCGGTACCTGAGCATCGCCGGGAACAGGTTCACCGGAACGCTGTCCGACAAGGCGCTGTGCGGCGACAACCTCCGGTTCGTCGACCTGTCGTTGAATCTCCTCATGGGGAGCGTGCCAGCCTGCTTGAGATCACCGGACAGGAAGCCGGACACGGTGGTGCTCGTCTCGACCAACTGCTTGGACAGCAGCGATGGTTCACAACGCCCGTCACCGATCTGTCAGAACCAAGCCTTGGCCGTGGGGATAATGCCCGGCAAGGAGAGGAGGAACGCTGCAAGCAAGGCAGGCTTCGTCGCCGGCATTGTGATGGCGACCCTTGTAGCCGTTTCAGTTGTCGGTTTTATCGTCTTCTTCACCGTGAGGAAGGCAGCAACGAAAGGTTCAAAGGCAAGGACTCTGGCGACTTCAGAGGAAGAAAGTTCTTCGACTGGATACCCTTCCAAGTTGCTCGCTGATGCAC GTTACATATCACAGACAGTGAAGCTGGGAGCTCTGGGGATCCCATCATACAGATCATTTTCTTTGGTCGAGCTTGAAGCTGCAACTAACAACTTCGAAAACTCTTACCTACTGGGACAAGACTCTCTTGGCGAG ATGTACCGAGGAAGGTTAGGCAATGGCACCCCAGTGACGATCAGGACTCTGAAGATCAAGAGGAGCCAAACTACCCAAAGCTTAAACCGTCACATTGATACCATCTCTAGGCTCAGGCATCAAAACTTGGTCAGCGCTCTAGGACACTGCTTTGAGTATGATCTTGACGATTCCACTGTGACCCAGTTGTACATCGTGTTCGAGTACGTGCAAAATGGGAACCTTAGAAGCAGGATCTCGC aaggaactgaaggatgcAAGCTTACCTGGTCACAAAGGATATCAGCTGCCATCGGTGTCGCCAAGGGTATCCAGTTCTTGCACGGAGGGATCATACCTGGCCTAGTTGGAAATGATCTGAGGATCACCAATATTCTTCTAGATCAGAATCATGTTGCCAAAATCGGCAACTACAATATCCCAATCCTAGCAGAGGCCATGAAATCTGAG AAAGGAGGAGCTGGAAACAAGTTCCAAACTGATAG tcCGATGTACAGCGATAAGACCGATATTTTCGATTTTGGGGTGATCCTACTTGAGGTTGTGTCTGGGAAGACCATCACATCCATGTATGAGGTGGATATACTGAAAGAACTG CTTGCCTGGGCAATCGCCGACGAGGACCGAGTCAGGAGGAGGAGCTTTGCAGACCCGGCGGTGAGCAAGGGGTGCTCAGACGAGTCACTGAGAACGGTCATGGAGATCTGCCAGAGATGCCTAGCCAAGGAGGCAGCACAGAGGCCTTCAGTGGAGGACGTGCTCTGGAACCTGCAGTTCGCCGCCCAGGTGCAGGACGACTGGGAGGTGGAAGCGTGGAGCAGCGGTGGCGGAAGCCCGGTGTCGTCGTCATCCAGGGTCACCAGGCCGTCTCGGCTGAACTTGAGCAGATGA
- the LOC117840945 gene encoding probable zinc metalloprotease EGY1, chloroplastic produces MAGALASSPLVHLTTSRLRLPRPRASVPSPAPGCSRGVCSGWRLTVGWRAARRCDRLRCFSNDGGGGEEGEKRTEEEASAAAAPAEELGSERSRSGSFSSSSSSSGTPGVSSEPSLLSFSVDNIDTVKLLELLGPEKVDLADVKAIKENLFGYTTFWLTKEEPFGDLGEGVLFIGNLRGKREEIFAKLQRQLRELTGDKYNLFMVEEPNSEGDDPRGGPRVSFGLLRKEVSEPGPTTLWQYVISLLLFLLTMFSCVELGIASKISSLPPEIVSYFTDPNATGPPPDMQLLLPFVESALPVAYGVLAIQIFHEIGHFLAAFPKNVKLSIPFFIPNFTLGTFGAITQFKSILPDKKTMFDISMAGPVAGAALSFSMFFVGLLLSSNPVGASDLVEVPSQLFQGSLLLGLISRATLGYRAMHAATVSIHPLVIAGWCGLTTSAFNMLPVGCLDGGRALQGAFGKEALFGFGLTTYSLLGLGVLGGPLSLPWGLYVLICQRTPEKPCLNDVSDVGTWRRAALIASVFLVVLTLIPLWDELAEDLGVGLVTSF; encoded by the exons ATGGCCGGCGCGCTCGCGAGCTCGCCGCTCGTTCACCTAACCacctcccgcctccgcctccccaggCCCCGGGCCTCCGTGCCCAGTCCCGCTCCAGGCTGCTCGCGAGGCGTGTGCTCGGGGTGGAGGCTGACGGTGGGGTGGAGGGCCGCGAGGCGGTGCGACAGGCTTCGGTGCTTCTCCAacgacgggggcggcggggaggagggggagaagcggaccgaggaggaggcctcggcggcggcggccccagcGGAGGAGCTGGGGTCCGAGCGGAGCCGGTCGGGGAGCTTTTCTTCATCATCCTCGTCGTCCGGG ACTCCTGGTGTGTCAAGCGAGCCATCACTGTTGAGTTTCAGTGTTGATAATATCGATACAGTTAAACTGTTGGAACTTCTAGGCCCTGAAAAGGTTGATCTAGCTGATGTCAAGGCAATTAAGGAAAACCTCTTTGGCTACACAACATTCTGGTTGACAAAAGAAGAACCTTTTGGTGATCTTGGAGAAGGAGTTCTTTTCATTGGGAATCTCCGCGGGAAGAGAGAGGAAATCTTTGCAAAACTTCAACGACAACTACGTGAACTTACTGGTGACAAATACAATCTTTTTATGGTGGAGGAACCAAATTCAGAAGGGGACGACCCACGTGGGGGACCGCGTGTTAGTTTTGGTTTGCTTAGGAAGGAAGTTTCTGAGCCTGGACCAACTACCCTATGGCAATACGTCATTTCACTATTACTTTTCCTTCTCACTATGTTCTCCTGCGTTGAGCTAGGAATTGCATCAAAG ATTAGCAGTCTTCCACCAGAAATTGTTTCATATTTCACTGATCCAAATGCTACCGGACCCCCTCCCGATATGCAGCTTTTGCTTCCATTTGTGGAATCGGCTTTGCCAGTGGCTTATGGTGTCTTGGCTATCCAAATATTTCAT GAAATTGGACACTTTTTGGCAGCATTTCCAAAAAATGTTAAACTGAGCATTCCTTTCTTCATTCCGAACTTCACACTCGGCACTTTTGGTGCAATTACTCAG TTCAAGTCCATTCTGCCGGATAAGAAGACAATGTTTGACATATCAATGGCTGGTCCTGTGGCTGGAGCTGCACTTTCCTTTTCAATGTTCTTTGTAGGCTTGTTACTCTCTTCAAATCCTGTTGGGGCAAGTGATTTAGTTGAAGTACCTAGCCAGTTATTCCAGGGTTCCTTGCTGCTTGGGCTTATTAGCAGAGCAACACTTGGATACAG AGCTATGCATGCTGCTACGGTTTCGATCCATCCTCTTGTGATTGCAGGCTG GTGTGGTTTAACTACAAGTGCATTTAATATGCTTCCTGTTGGATGTCTTGATGGTGGAAGAGCATTACAG GGGGCTTTTGGGAAGGAGGCTTTGTTTGGATTTGGCCTCACAACATACTCATTGCTTGGACTAGGAGTG cTTGGAGGACCATTATCTCTTCCTTGGGGCCTATACGTGCTAATATGTCAG AGAACACCTGAGAAACCATGCTTGAACGACGTGAGCGATGTTGGAACCTGGAGGAGGGCAGCCTTGATAGCTTCAGTGTTTCTTGTTGTATTGACTCTCATTCCATTGTGGGATGAACTTGCGGAGGACCTAGGTGTAGGGCTTGTTACTTCGTTCTGA
- the LOC117840942 gene encoding ubiquitin-conjugating enzyme E2 2, protein MSTPARKRLMRDFKRLQQDPPAGISGAPHDNNIMLWNAVIFGPDDTPWDGGTFKLTLQFTEDYPNKPPTVRFVSRMFHPNIYADGSICLDILQNQWSPIYDVAAILTSIQSLLCDPNPNSPANSEAARMFSENKREYNRKVREVVEQSWTAD, encoded by the exons ATGTCGACGCCGGCGAGGAAGCGGCTGATGCGGGACTTCAAGCGGCTGCAGCAGGACCCGCCCGCCGGCATCAGCGGCGCGCCGCACGACAACAACATCATGCTCTGGAACGCCGTCATCTTCGG GCCGGATGACACGCCGTGGGATGGAG GCACGTTCAAGCTGACTCTGCAATTTACAGAAGATTACCCCAACAAGCCTCCAACTGTTCGGTTTGTTTCGAGGATGTTTCACCCAAACA TCTATGCGGATGGAAGCATCTGCTTGGACATCCTACAAAACCAGTGGAGCCCTATCTATGATGTTGCAGCAATATTGACCTCTATTCAG TCCCTGCTGTGTGACCCAAACCCAAATTCTCCGGCTAACTCTGAAGCAGCCAGAATGTTCAGCGAGAACAAGCGTGAGTACAACCGCAAAGTTCGTGAGGTTGTGGAACAGAGCTGGACAGCCGACTAA